One stretch of Rhodoferax lithotrophicus DNA includes these proteins:
- a CDS encoding thioredoxin domain-containing protein has product MTNHLATQASLYLQQHAQQPVDWYPWGAEALALARRLDKPILLSIGYAACHWCHVMARESFSDPAIATLINEGFVAIKVDREERPDLDMVYQMAHQLLRRSGGGWPLTIFLSPQGMPFYSGTYFPSAAPEGQATFRSVLGSVSTVWSEQRPALARQDQALRLALAASQPQRDDQAVLNAAVQTQARQQLATAFDARHGGFGAAPKFPQPSELAYLLHLSQTDGQTQARDMALFSLRKMSEGGLYDQIGGGFFRYSVDAQWQIPHFEKMLCDNGVLLALYADAWALTGEPLFRRVVEGTATWALREMQADTGGFYASLAADDTQGREGHFYVWPSEELRQALSSQEWDVCAAHWGLVDAPNFEGRTWHLRVARPAAQLAATLQRPQALVEELIASASIKLRMARDQRDPVPRDAKVLTGWTALMITGLVRAARVCQRPDWLKAARSALDFLRQQRWAEDGRSSGHLQTLPGQAAFLDDHAFLLEAVLALQEADPQPQDLPFAEGLALAMLAQFEDRDRGGFFFTRHDAPALIHRLKPGADAATPSGNGVAAQALLALSKQVAGPQAALYRLAAERCLRVFAASVCADPASYTSLLRLQMLFNK; this is encoded by the coding sequence ATGACCAACCACCTTGCCACCCAAGCGTCGCTCTACCTGCAGCAGCACGCCCAGCAGCCGGTGGACTGGTATCCCTGGGGGGCCGAAGCACTGGCGCTGGCCCGGCGGCTGGACAAACCGATTCTGCTGTCGATTGGCTACGCCGCTTGCCACTGGTGCCATGTGATGGCCCGTGAGTCATTCTCTGACCCGGCCATTGCGACCCTGATCAACGAAGGGTTTGTCGCCATCAAGGTGGATCGTGAAGAGCGCCCCGACCTTGACATGGTCTACCAGATGGCACACCAGTTGCTGCGCCGCAGCGGCGGCGGCTGGCCGCTGACCATCTTTTTGTCACCCCAAGGCATGCCGTTTTACAGCGGCACCTATTTCCCCAGCGCCGCGCCTGAGGGGCAAGCCACTTTCAGAAGCGTGCTGGGCTCGGTCAGCACGGTCTGGAGCGAGCAGCGCCCTGCCCTGGCGCGGCAAGACCAGGCCTTGCGCCTGGCACTGGCCGCCAGCCAGCCACAGCGTGATGACCAAGCCGTGCTGAATGCGGCGGTGCAAACCCAGGCACGCCAGCAACTGGCCACCGCCTTCGATGCCCGACACGGCGGTTTTGGTGCCGCGCCCAAGTTCCCGCAGCCCAGCGAACTGGCCTATTTGCTGCACTTGAGCCAAACAGATGGCCAGACCCAGGCCCGTGACATGGCCTTGTTCAGCCTGCGGAAAATGAGTGAGGGCGGCTTGTATGACCAGATTGGTGGGGGTTTCTTTCGCTACAGCGTGGACGCGCAATGGCAGATCCCCCACTTTGAAAAAATGCTGTGTGACAACGGCGTGTTGCTGGCCTTGTACGCCGACGCATGGGCGCTGACCGGCGAGCCCCTGTTTCGCCGTGTGGTGGAGGGCACGGCCACCTGGGCGCTGCGTGAGATGCAGGCCGACACAGGTGGCTTTTACGCCTCACTGGCGGCCGACGACACGCAGGGCCGTGAAGGCCATTTTTACGTCTGGCCCTCGGAAGAGCTGCGCCAGGCGCTCTCATCGCAGGAGTGGGATGTGTGTGCCGCCCATTGGGGTTTGGTGGATGCGCCCAACTTTGAAGGGCGCACCTGGCACTTGCGGGTGGCCCGCCCGGCGGCTCAACTAGCCGCCACCTTGCAACGCCCCCAGGCGCTGGTGGAAGAGTTGATTGCCAGCGCCAGCATCAAACTGCGCATGGCGCGCGACCAGCGCGACCCCGTGCCGCGCGATGCCAAAGTGCTCACTGGCTGGACGGCGCTGATGATCACCGGCCTGGTGCGCGCCGCCCGTGTGTGCCAACGCCCCGACTGGCTGAAAGCGGCGCGCTCGGCGCTGGATTTTTTGCGCCAGCAGCGCTGGGCGGAAGATGGCCGCAGCTCCGGGCATTTACAAACCCTGCCCGGCCAGGCCGCGTTTCTGGACGACCATGCCTTCCTGCTCGAAGCCGTACTGGCGCTGCAAGAGGCCGATCCACAGCCGCAAGACCTGCCATTTGCCGAGGGCTTGGCCTTGGCCATGCTGGCGCAGTTTGAAGACCGTGACCGTGGTGGTTTCTTTTTCACTCGCCACGACGCACCAGCCCTGATCCATCGCCTCAAACCCGGCGCAGATGCGGCCACACCCTCGGGCAACGGCGTAGCCGCACAGGCCTTGCTGGCCTTGAGCAAGCAGGTGGCCGGGCCCCAGGCAGCGCTCTACCGCCTGGCCGCAGAGCGCTGCCTGCGGGTGTTCGCCGCTTCGGTATGTGCCGACCCGGCCAGTTACACCAGCTTGCTGCGCCTTCAAATGCTATTTAATAAGTAG
- a CDS encoding TraR/DksA family transcriptional regulator, whose product MHTPHPISQLERSTLVDILKLRLASMEQQSDTKLKNLTQAQHAYQLLQQDMDDAPQRSGEEEVEAALSDIDSLEFSALTQALQRIHGADYGLCVDCHLAITFGRLQLEPQTLRCTACQALYERAH is encoded by the coding sequence ATGCACACACCACACCCCATCTCCCAACTTGAACGCAGCACTTTAGTGGACATATTAAAACTGCGACTGGCTTCTATGGAACAGCAAAGTGACACCAAATTGAAAAACCTGACGCAGGCCCAGCACGCCTATCAGCTGCTGCAGCAAGACATGGACGATGCCCCTCAACGCTCGGGCGAAGAGGAAGTCGAAGCCGCCTTGTCAGACATCGACAGCCTTGAATTCAGCGCCCTTACACAAGCCTTGCAACGCATTCACGGTGCGGACTATGGCCTGTGTGTGGATTGCCACTTAGCCATCACTTTTGGGCGCCTGCAGCTGGAACCGCAGACCCTGCGTTGCACCGCCTGTCAAGCCCTTTATGAAAGGGCACATTGA
- a CDS encoding DUF1269 domain-containing protein, whose amino-acid sequence MKNTNIPCYVFNTHQEAEEAIQMLSRSGFDVKTLSLVGKGYHSEEQPVGFYTAGDRIRSWGSTGAFWGGIWGLLLAPAVFFLPGLGLVAMAGPFVAALLGALEGAVVVGGVSALGAALTQIGVSKDQVIKYETAIKMDKYVLMVHGNAEEAETARTVLQNSQAWKEA is encoded by the coding sequence ATGAAAAATACAAACATACCTTGCTACGTCTTTAACACTCACCAGGAAGCTGAAGAGGCCATTCAAATGCTGAGTCGTTCAGGATTTGATGTCAAAACCTTGTCATTGGTGGGAAAGGGGTACCACAGCGAGGAGCAACCCGTAGGGTTTTACACGGCGGGCGATCGGATTCGATCCTGGGGTAGCACAGGTGCATTCTGGGGCGGGATCTGGGGCTTGCTGCTGGCACCTGCTGTCTTTTTTCTACCCGGATTGGGGCTTGTTGCTATGGCTGGGCCGTTTGTTGCAGCACTGTTGGGCGCACTGGAAGGTGCTGTGGTGGTGGGGGGCGTGTCAGCCCTAGGGGCAGCTTTGACTCAAATTGGTGTATCCAAAGACCAGGTGATCAAGTACGAGACGGCCATCAAGATGGATAAATATGTACTGATGGTGCATGGCAATGCCGAGGAAGCAGAAACAGCGCGAACCGTTCTGCAAAATTCCCAAGCTTGGAAGGAAGCCTAA
- a CDS encoding VIT1/CCC1 transporter family protein, whose product MTSSRHHRERHRTDRVGWLRAAVLGANDGIVSTASLLMGVAAASVSHSGLVMTGVAGLVAGAMSMAAGEYVSVHSQADTENADLARERDELVVNPVAEAQELTALYVARGLDPGLAQQVAEQLMKHDALGAHARDELGISQALSARPVQAALSSAASFAIGAAMPLAVAVWMPAANLFVGLAAMSMVFLALLGAIAAWIGGTPVVVSVWRVTLWGALAMAITAGVGAIFKTVV is encoded by the coding sequence ATGACATCCTCTCGTCATCACAGGGAACGCCATCGCACGGATCGTGTGGGTTGGCTACGTGCCGCCGTGCTGGGTGCCAATGACGGCATTGTTTCCACCGCCAGCCTGTTGATGGGCGTGGCCGCCGCCAGCGTCAGCCACAGTGGCCTTGTGATGACTGGTGTGGCCGGGTTGGTGGCCGGAGCCATGTCGATGGCCGCAGGAGAATATGTATCGGTGCACTCCCAAGCAGATACCGAAAACGCGGATCTGGCGCGTGAGCGCGACGAGCTTGTGGTCAATCCGGTTGCCGAGGCGCAGGAGTTGACAGCCCTCTATGTCGCGCGCGGGCTTGATCCCGGTTTGGCGCAACAGGTTGCAGAACAATTGATGAAGCACGATGCCCTTGGTGCGCATGCCCGTGACGAACTGGGAATTTCTCAGGCCCTGAGTGCACGGCCTGTTCAAGCCGCGCTGTCATCTGCTGCTAGCTTCGCGATCGGTGCGGCGATGCCACTTGCCGTCGCTGTATGGATGCCTGCAGCGAATCTTTTTGTCGGGCTGGCTGCCATGTCGATGGTATTTTTGGCCTTGCTGGGTGCCATTGCCGCTTGGATTGGTGGCACCCCTGTAGTTGTCAGTGTGTGGCGAGTCACGTTGTGGGGTGCACTGGCCATGGCGATCACTGCGGGTGTTGGCGCGATCTTCAAGACAGTTGTCTGA
- a CDS encoding DnaJ C-terminal domain-containing protein — translation MKYKDYYATLGVPRDADIDQIKKAYRKLARTHHPDMSKAADAEAHFKDVAEAYATLKDTAKRAAYDELGHPKAGAEFAPPPNWRQDFSANGDAFQDLDLADLLASLGRGQRGAASATMPRKGRDYESAVTITLADARRGSIVNLNLADASGERTLEVTIPPGVRQDQKLRLRGKGGKGHNGASDGDIYLHISLAPHTVFRPDGLDLYFDLALAPWEAALGTEVEVPTLDGPVLLTVPAGTRSGRTLRLRGRGLADGRSDIYAIVHIDVPTTLTDSERTLYQELARISHFNPRIVALKENST, via the coding sequence ATGAAGTACAAAGACTATTACGCAACACTGGGCGTACCGCGCGATGCCGACATCGATCAGATCAAGAAGGCTTACCGAAAATTGGCACGCACACACCACCCGGATATGTCCAAAGCAGCGGATGCCGAAGCCCATTTCAAGGATGTGGCCGAAGCCTACGCCACACTGAAAGACACCGCTAAACGCGCGGCCTACGATGAGCTGGGGCATCCCAAGGCAGGAGCTGAATTTGCACCACCTCCGAATTGGCGACAGGACTTTTCTGCCAACGGGGATGCCTTTCAAGACCTTGACTTGGCAGATTTGCTGGCATCATTGGGGCGCGGGCAACGGGGCGCAGCTTCGGCCACCATGCCGCGCAAGGGTCGCGACTATGAAAGTGCGGTCACCATCACCTTGGCGGATGCCCGTCGTGGTTCGATCGTGAATCTGAACCTGGCAGATGCCTCAGGTGAGCGCACACTGGAGGTCACCATTCCCCCGGGTGTACGACAGGATCAGAAGTTGCGTCTGCGTGGCAAAGGTGGTAAAGGCCACAACGGTGCCTCCGACGGGGATATATATCTTCACATCTCCCTGGCACCCCACACAGTATTCCGCCCGGACGGCCTGGATCTGTACTTTGACTTGGCCCTGGCCCCTTGGGAGGCCGCATTGGGTACGGAGGTGGAAGTACCTACGCTGGATGGCCCGGTGCTGCTCACCGTTCCTGCAGGTACACGCTCTGGTCGCACGCTGCGCCTGCGTGGGCGTGGCCTGGCCGATGGCCGCAGCGATATTTACGCCATTGTTCACATCGATGTGCCCACCACATTGACCGATTCCGAACGTACTCTGTATCAGGAACTTGCCCGCATCTCACACTTCAACCCGCGTATCGTCGCACTCAAGGAGAACTCCACATGA
- a CDS encoding chaperone modulator CbpM produces MIPEQTDWRWLDTRETITSAELSDCCGMSEAELDELVDYCVLEPVAPINQQRAFSAHWVVPLRHASKMRADFDLDIFTVAILLGNLTRIDVLERQVHSLQALLPPEMRPNMGFQ; encoded by the coding sequence ATGATCCCAGAACAAACTGATTGGCGCTGGTTGGACACCCGGGAAACGATCACTTCGGCCGAGTTGTCAGACTGCTGTGGCATGAGTGAGGCTGAGCTTGATGAGTTGGTTGACTATTGCGTTTTAGAGCCGGTAGCGCCGATCAATCAACAACGCGCTTTCAGTGCTCACTGGGTTGTACCCTTGCGTCACGCTTCCAAAATGCGTGCGGACTTTGATCTGGATATTTTTACCGTGGCCATTTTGCTTGGCAACTTGACCCGCATCGATGTACTGGAGCGCCAGGTGCACTCCCTACAGGCTTTGCTACCACCAGAAATGCGTCCCAACATGGGATTTCAGTAG
- a CDS encoding ABC transporter permease — MLYSVFMLALRSVQRNMLRSFLTILGIVIGVSAVITMVTLGNGATQAIQTQISGLGTNLLLIMPGQRGPGGGGGGGGVPHFIEADATAIQSQIGGVAAVSPQGRASVTVVANGRNWVTSVTGSTNAWFTTGNWKLAAGRIFAPDEQLGGAAVCIIGETVRREIFGGTVALTGLGELLRVKQFSCVVIGILAGKGQSGMGDQDDTVVVPLNTLQRRVTGSRKVDILSVSMQDGADSVPLKASLRQLLRERRKLAAGDDDNFNIFDTQQLAETLSSTMGVLTNLLGAVAAVSLLVGGIGIMNIMLVSVTERTREIGLRLAVGALEGEVLLQFLIEAVVLSALGGVIGVVIATGASYGLSLYMAVPYAFDVSINVLALVFSAGIGVLFGYFPARRAARMDPIEALRHE; from the coding sequence ATGCTGTACAGCGTTTTTATGCTCGCCTTGCGCTCAGTCCAGCGCAACATGCTGCGCTCGTTCCTGACCATTCTGGGCATCGTCATTGGTGTCAGTGCGGTGATCACCATGGTCACGCTGGGCAACGGTGCAACCCAGGCCATCCAGACACAAATCTCCGGTTTGGGCACCAATTTGCTGCTGATCATGCCAGGCCAGCGGGGCCCGGGCGGCGGCGGGGGTGGCGGTGGTGTGCCACACTTCATTGAGGCCGATGCCACCGCGATTCAGTCACAAATCGGCGGCGTGGCGGCGGTGTCGCCACAGGGCCGCGCCAGCGTGACCGTGGTAGCCAATGGCCGCAACTGGGTCACCAGTGTCACGGGCAGCACCAATGCCTGGTTCACCACCGGCAACTGGAAACTGGCTGCCGGGCGCATCTTTGCGCCTGATGAGCAACTCGGCGGTGCTGCCGTGTGCATCATCGGTGAAACGGTTCGCCGCGAGATTTTTGGCGGCACGGTGGCCCTGACCGGGCTGGGCGAGCTGCTGCGTGTGAAGCAGTTTTCCTGTGTGGTGATCGGCATCCTTGCCGGCAAGGGGCAGAGCGGCATGGGTGATCAGGATGACACCGTGGTGGTTCCGCTGAACACGCTACAGCGCCGTGTCACGGGTAGCCGCAAGGTGGACATACTTTCGGTGTCGATGCAAGATGGCGCTGACAGTGTGCCCCTGAAAGCCAGTCTGCGCCAACTGCTGCGCGAGCGGCGCAAACTGGCAGCGGGCGACGACGACAACTTCAATATTTTTGACACCCAGCAACTGGCCGAAACCCTGTCCAGCACCATGGGTGTGCTGACCAACCTGCTGGGCGCGGTGGCGGCAGTGAGTCTGCTGGTGGGTGGCATAGGCATCATGAACATCATGCTGGTGAGTGTGACCGAGCGCACCCGCGAAATCGGCCTGCGCCTGGCTGTGGGCGCGCTGGAAGGTGAGGTGTTGCTGCAGTTTTTGATAGAAGCGGTGGTGCTGTCCGCGCTGGGCGGCGTCATCGGTGTGGTGATCGCCACTGGTGCGTCGTATGGTTTGTCGCTGTACATGGCCGTGCCCTATGCGTTTGATGTGTCCATCAATGTGCTGGCGCTGGTGTTTTCGGCTGGCATTGGTGTGCTGTTTGGCTACTTCCCGGCCCGCCGTGCGGCACGTATGGACCCGATTGAGGCGCTGCGGCACGAATAA
- a CDS encoding ABC transporter ATP-binding protein, which produces MSVPLIQLRGITKRYGSGAAELMALKGIDLDISAGEFVAIIGPSGSGKSTAMNILGCLDTPTAGQYLFKGAHVETLSRDQRARLRRRYLGFVFQGFNLLARTSAQENVELPLLYRGDSASTRRVAAAKALESVGLGGWERHTPAELSGGQQQRVAIARAIVTEPAVVLADEPTGNLDTQRSHEIMGLLLALNRDHGITVLMVTHEPEMAAYARRMVHFLDGRLAKDEVNPNPSSTAPAELANTETT; this is translated from the coding sequence ATGAGTGTCCCGCTGATCCAGTTGCGCGGTATCACCAAGCGCTACGGTAGTGGTGCGGCAGAGCTGATGGCGCTCAAAGGCATTGACCTGGACATCAGCGCGGGTGAGTTTGTCGCCATCATAGGGCCCAGTGGCTCGGGTAAATCCACCGCCATGAACATTCTGGGCTGCCTGGACACACCCACGGCTGGGCAATACCTGTTCAAGGGCGCACACGTGGAAACACTCTCACGCGATCAGCGGGCACGACTGCGCCGGCGTTACCTGGGCTTTGTGTTTCAGGGCTTCAACCTGCTGGCACGCACCTCGGCACAGGAAAATGTGGAACTGCCCTTGCTTTACCGTGGCGACAGTGCCAGTACCCGCCGCGTGGCGGCAGCCAAGGCCTTGGAGTCGGTAGGCCTGGGCGGCTGGGAGCGCCACACCCCGGCCGAACTCTCGGGTGGGCAGCAGCAGCGCGTGGCCATTGCGCGCGCCATCGTTACTGAACCCGCCGTGGTGCTGGCCGACGAGCCCACCGGCAACCTGGACACCCAGCGCAGCCACGAAATCATGGGCCTGCTGCTGGCGCTGAATCGGGACCACGGCATCACCGTGCTGATGGTCACCCATGAGCCGGAAATGGCGGCTTACGCGCGACGCATGGTGCATTTTCTGGATGGCCGCCTGGCCAAGGACGAAGTCAACCCCAACCCGTCCTCCACCGCTCCTGCAGAGTTGGCGAACACGGAGACCACCTGA
- a CDS encoding efflux RND transporter periplasmic adaptor subunit yields the protein MTNHDPQAPVPSAPPASPATTSLPASATVLTEAEVDPATLLDEPLQRAWYRRPLIWAGVLALVLAGGGVWWWQVRKAANAAPIYNTQPVARGNLTLTVTANGTLQPTRTINIGSELSGTVLKVNVDVNDTIKKGQVLVVLDTAKLGDQILRSKAALSAASSKVEQTQATVAEAAASLARYEEVAQLSGGKVPSKVELDTARATLKRARADAASAQAGVSDAQAALSTDQTNLSKASIRAPADGVVLTRAVDPGNAVAASLQAVTLFTVAEDLTKLRLWVYVDEADVSAVKVGQNANFTVSAYLSRQFPARITRVGFGSTITDNVVTYLTYLDVDNADLNLRPGMTATATITATQRTNVLLVPNTSLRFSPSAQASPAAAKGGVMASLTPRMPGRTRQSAASDASTALAKQVWVLSKDGIPVAVAVTPGISNGRMTEITGGDLTAGMLVITDQKTAATQ from the coding sequence ATGACCAACCATGACCCCCAAGCGCCTGTGCCAAGTGCCCCGCCAGCGTCACCAGCAACAACCTCTTTACCTGCGTCTGCGACCGTCCTCACCGAAGCTGAGGTGGACCCGGCCACCTTGTTGGATGAGCCACTTCAGCGTGCCTGGTATCGCCGCCCGCTGATCTGGGCTGGTGTCCTGGCGCTCGTGCTGGCGGGCGGTGGTGTGTGGTGGTGGCAGGTGCGCAAGGCCGCCAACGCCGCGCCCATTTACAACACCCAACCGGTGGCGCGCGGCAACCTGACGCTGACGGTCACCGCCAACGGCACCCTGCAGCCCACCCGCACCATCAATATTGGTAGCGAGCTCTCAGGCACGGTGCTCAAGGTCAATGTGGATGTCAACGACACCATCAAGAAGGGTCAGGTCCTGGTGGTGTTGGACACTGCCAAACTGGGCGACCAGATCCTGCGCTCCAAAGCCGCCCTGTCTGCCGCCAGCTCCAAGGTCGAACAAACCCAAGCCACGGTGGCTGAAGCTGCCGCAAGCCTGGCACGTTACGAAGAAGTCGCGCAGCTCTCAGGCGGCAAGGTGCCCTCCAAAGTCGAGCTTGACACGGCCCGTGCCACGCTCAAGCGTGCCCGTGCCGATGCGGCCAGTGCCCAGGCGGGTGTCAGTGATGCTCAGGCGGCGTTGTCCACCGACCAGACCAACCTGTCCAAAGCTTCCATTCGTGCCCCCGCCGACGGCGTGGTACTGACCCGCGCAGTGGACCCCGGCAACGCCGTGGCTGCCTCACTGCAGGCGGTGACACTGTTCACGGTGGCTGAAGACCTGACCAAGTTGCGCTTGTGGGTGTACGTGGATGAGGCGGACGTGAGCGCGGTCAAGGTCGGCCAGAACGCCAACTTCACCGTGAGTGCGTACCTCAGCCGCCAGTTCCCTGCGCGCATCACGCGGGTAGGTTTTGGCTCCACCATCACCGACAACGTGGTCACCTACCTGACTTATCTTGATGTAGATAACGCCGACCTGAACCTGCGCCCGGGCATGACGGCCACCGCCACCATCACCGCCACCCAACGCACCAACGTGCTGTTGGTGCCCAACACGTCGCTGCGCTTCTCACCCTCAGCGCAGGCCAGCCCGGCTGCGGCCAAAGGCGGTGTGATGGCCAGCCTGACCCCACGGATGCCGGGCAGAACCCGTCAATCTGCGGCATCGGATGCCAGCACGGCTTTAGCCAAGCAGGTCTGGGTGCTGTCCAAAGACGGTATCCCTGTGGCTGTGGCGGTCACGCCCGGTATCAGCAATGGGCGCATGACCGAAATCACCGGCGGTGACCTGACCGCGGGCATGCTGGTGATCACCGACCAGAAAACGGCGGCCACCCAATGA
- a CDS encoding efflux transporter outer membrane subunit translates to MNTHRAQWPRRISLGVLTLALCACASVTAPTMMPLGFELPAAWSGSVGQPDVGNASNAALVSWWLRFNDPLLSRLITQALEANTSVRGAQAALQQARALRDVAGAGLWPSVGGSASAGRNRSGDNSTNHFQVGLDTSWELDVFGANRAAVQAADASAQASAATLAGVKVSLAAEVALDYISLRSTQERLAIAQANLSSQQETLQLTQWRLQAGLVTSLEAQQARASVEQTAAQMPALQTTVIQTIHALSVLTGQPPAALASTLTVVAPVPQVSGNWALAFPADTLRLRQDVRAAEFQVLTAAARVTQADAARLPNFKLGGSLGLNALTLGALSDGASLAAAVLASLSLPVWDAGASQAQLRAQQAAMAQAHTLYQATVLTALTEVEDALVALQGDRVRLLRLQNAFEAADIAATLARQRYGSGLVDFQTVLETQRTRLSSQDSVAVARAGVSADQVRLVKALGGGLPPGDTIPTLTNPDSSRTPAP, encoded by the coding sequence ATGAACACCCACCGTGCACAGTGGCCCAGGCGCATTTCCCTCGGTGTGCTCACGCTGGCACTGTGCGCCTGTGCCTCGGTGACTGCGCCGACGATGATGCCACTGGGGTTTGAGCTTCCTGCGGCCTGGTCGGGCTCGGTCGGCCAGCCGGATGTGGGCAATGCGTCCAATGCAGCCCTTGTATCCTGGTGGCTGCGCTTTAACGACCCGCTGCTGAGCCGTTTGATCACCCAGGCGCTGGAGGCCAACACCAGCGTACGTGGTGCCCAAGCCGCCCTGCAACAGGCACGCGCTTTGCGCGATGTGGCAGGCGCTGGGCTGTGGCCTTCGGTGGGAGGCTCGGCATCGGCCGGGCGCAATCGCAGCGGCGACAACAGCACCAACCACTTCCAGGTGGGCCTGGATACCAGTTGGGAGCTGGATGTTTTTGGCGCCAATCGCGCGGCGGTTCAGGCCGCTGATGCCAGTGCCCAGGCCAGCGCCGCCACACTGGCTGGTGTGAAGGTGTCGCTGGCTGCCGAAGTGGCGCTGGACTACATCTCGCTGCGCAGTACCCAGGAGCGCCTGGCCATTGCTCAAGCCAACCTGAGCAGTCAGCAAGAGACCTTGCAGCTCACCCAGTGGCGATTGCAAGCCGGGCTGGTGACCTCGCTGGAGGCACAACAGGCCCGCGCCTCGGTTGAGCAAACGGCGGCGCAAATGCCCGCACTGCAAACCACCGTGATCCAGACGATTCATGCCCTCAGTGTGCTGACGGGGCAGCCACCCGCAGCGCTGGCATCAACCCTGACAGTGGTTGCACCAGTACCGCAGGTGTCTGGCAACTGGGCGTTGGCTTTCCCGGCTGACACTTTGCGCCTGCGCCAGGATGTGCGAGCTGCCGAATTTCAGGTGTTGACTGCCGCTGCGCGCGTCACGCAGGCGGATGCCGCACGCTTGCCCAACTTCAAGCTTGGTGGCTCGCTGGGTCTGAATGCGCTGACACTGGGCGCTTTGAGTGATGGTGCCTCTTTGGCCGCTGCGGTACTGGCCAGCCTGTCACTGCCGGTGTGGGATGCCGGGGCTTCGCAGGCCCAACTTCGCGCCCAGCAGGCCGCAATGGCGCAAGCCCATACGCTGTACCAGGCCACGGTGCTGACCGCTTTGACCGAGGTGGAGGACGCGCTGGTGGCGCTGCAAGGTGACCGTGTGCGCCTGCTGCGGCTGCAAAACGCTTTTGAGGCGGCCGACATCGCCGCTACCCTGGCGCGCCAGCGTTATGGCAGCGGACTGGTGGACTTCCAGACCGTGCTGGAAACCCAGCGCACCCGCCTGAGTTCGCAGGACAGCGTGGCCGTGGCCCGCGCCGGCGTCAGCGCTGACCAGGTGCGTCTGGTCAAGGCACTGGGCGGCGGACTGCCACCGGGCGACACCATCCCCACTTTAACCAACCCAGATTCATCCAGGACACCTGCTCCATGA
- a CDS encoding plasmid stabilization protein translates to MPSKTWSAKRERQYTHIKDSLLEGGKPEAVAQEIAARVVNKERAQHGESVTASASSINDMSAGRRGGLRSHQGPGGRTVLQLRNEARQRGLPGRSAMNKAQLEAALAR, encoded by the coding sequence ATGCCATCCAAAACCTGGAGCGCCAAGCGCGAACGCCAGTACACCCATATCAAGGACAGCCTGCTTGAAGGCGGCAAACCTGAGGCGGTGGCCCAAGAGATTGCGGCCAGGGTCGTCAACAAAGAGCGGGCGCAGCACGGTGAATCGGTCACGGCCAGTGCCTCTTCCATCAACGACATGTCTGCGGGGCGGCGCGGTGGCTTGCGCTCCCACCAAGGCCCAGGGGGCCGAACCGTGCTGCAGCTTCGTAATGAAGCCCGTCAGCGTGGTCTGCCTGGGCGTTCCGCGATGAACAAAGCGCAGCTGGAAGCGGCCCTTGCGCGATAA